Genomic segment of Caldanaerobius polysaccharolyticus DSM 13641:
TTATACGTTATGTCAAGGGGTTTTTGCATAGGTGTAATTAACTCTTCTCTTTTACTTCATTATTATGATCGCTGTTATGATTACCATAGCCTCCACAGCAACCACCCAAACCCGCTTTATACATTAAGAAGTGAACTAAAAACATAACGCCTGCAAATACTATTATATACAATACTTCGCTGTTCATTTTGATCACTCCCTCCCTCATACCTCTACCCTCTATGGGTATTATAAGCGATGTTTTTGAAATAGTCAATTAATTTTATCTGCCGATGATAAATTTACTACTCAAACTTATCAGGGCGTATACAGCCCCTCCGGCGAGTATAGCAATGTCAAATCCAAATTCCATTGACAATATAACTGATAATACGGAGCCAACTATCGACATTACCCCGTTAATACCCCACATTACAGCTATTATATCGTCCTTGCCGCTGGCACTTAATAACAGGATGCCCTAAATAAAGTATGAATTTTTGTATCAGTGGTGTTTCAATTAGCATATAACCAATTCCCAGGCCGCTGAAGTATAAAGCAGGTTTTAAAATACTGTTGCGTGATACGATTGGTTTGAATAATACAACACTGCCCAATAATACAGTAAATAGTATCACCATTAATACCAGTGTAGTCCCTTTATTAAAGTTATAAAAATACGGCTTATCATCAGTTGCAGGTGCTGCGTTGAAAGGAAAACCCGTTTCAAATCCTGTCAGGGATAAATGCCCCTTGCTTATATGATAAAGCGGACCTTTTTCAACAACGTACGGTATATACAGTATAGAATTTTGGCCTTTTGCAGCAGCGTTTTTCAGCTTATTGCTTTCCGATACAGTAAAAGGCTTATTTTTTACAATAAGCATCGGATAGTGAATATGCTCGTCACCGGGTTCATCTTGCGCCATTTTTTGCCTAAATATAGCCATGTACTCTGGAGTGTCTTCAATCGGTATACCTTTATTGTTTAACGCGCGAATAACGGTTGCTGCTAATTTACTTAAGTCCTCCTCGTCATGAGCCAAAAACGCGATTTTTCCGTTTTCGGTGAGATGATCCATGTAATCCTGTATTGCCTCTATGGTATACAAATAGTTTTCTGAAAGGACATATCCTATATTTTGCGATGCATTGGTCATAACCAATGATAAATATATGACGTCGTACTTTTCTTTTGATTTTCTTATAAAGTTTCTACCGTCTTCTCCGTAAATACGCACCCCCGGCCTGTTGTAAATATCTCCGTTAAATTCCTTAAAATATTCTACCGCATCTATGCTTGATGTGTTAATTTCTACGCCGGTTATATTCTTGCTATTCCCAGCCAGTGCATACAGTATGTCCCTTCCTCCGCCAGGTCCGATTATCAACGCCTTATCGTTATGCCCAAAAGAAAAAGGCAGATATTCAATGTCCTTCTTGTATTTATTTAAGCTGCTTATTTTACCGTCAAATTTATACATAGGCGCATTGGCAGTGCCGTCAATCGTCAATATCATCTCATCGGGATCTCCTTCTATCTTTATAACATCTGTTCTGGAAAATGCATTCCATTTAGTAAATACAATTTTACCCTTTTTGCCAGATTCGGAAAGACTGCCAAGGGTTTTTGTTCTATTTGTGAGAAATCCGTTGAAATTTTGTTCAATTGAATAAACATATCGGGCGGGGATAAAAAGACCAATTAAAAATATCGTCAAAAGAATAAAGATGGACAGCGATTTCACTTTAAAATGTTTTGCGTAAAGCAAAGCAGCCACAGATGAGATAATACATATCAAAATCACAGATCTGAACATCCCAAGGTTATTTAATGAGAGCAATACGATTATGCTGCCTAACCCCGAGCCTATCAGATCTGCAAAATACAACTTGTCGCTTATTCCGGCCAGTTCTCTAAATACAGATGAAAAATAATATCCACCTATTACGAAAGGCAGTGCCGCTAAAATCAAGTAAACCAATAAATCATTTTGAAAGGGCAAGATATATATAATACCCAATGAAGCTATATAGGAAATAGACAGCATTACAATACTTTTATACAGTGATTGAACCTCAAAGGCATTGATTTTTTGGCGTTGGTTATATGCTATTATGCCGCCTATACCCAGGCCGAATATGGCAAAAGATGTGATTAAAAATGTATAATGATACCAGAACAACGTGGAGTATATTCTGTTCAATATCACCTGATAAATAAACAGAGAAATTGATACAAGGCTTACGCTGAGTAGAATCACGTTTGGTCCTCCTTTTGCACTCCCTTCTACATTCCTAATGGCAGCTTATACGGCAATAACCTGCTTAAAAACGCCGTTAAATCCTGAACCTTGCCCAAAAGCGTCAGGAGCCCCAGGAAAATTAGAAAAGTTCCCAAGATTGCTGATATAATATTTTGATATTTCTTTGTTTTCTTTATAACATTAATCGCCTCTGGCATATAGTAACCTACCAGCAAATAGGGCACCGCCAGGCCTATTGAAAACAGGAACATGGTCTTCATGCCGATTAGCGTACTCCCCGTGGTGGCGGTATATATCAACATGGAATATAAAACCGGCCCTATGCAGTGGGAACACACTATAGCAAAAAACAGGCCTATTAAAAAGGTAGTAAGATACCTGGAAGATGTTTTAATGTCATGTGCACTGTATTTACTTAAAAATGAAAAGTTTAAATTAATTAAGCCGATTAAATTTAAACCCATTGCTATAATCAGTATCCCGCCGATTACGCTCATTATCGAGATATAGCTGTTCAACCACTTGCCTATAGTACCTGATAACCCACCGACCAAAGTAAAGACGATTGTAAAGGCAAGTACGAACACAAAGGTATTTATGAGAATAAACTTCCTCATCGCCCTGTGAAATTCTACGTCCTTTAGATCCTTTATAGACATGCCGGTTATCAGCGAGAAATATACGCTTATCATGGGTATTATACATGGGGATAAAAACGAAGCAACGCCTGCTATAAAAGGTAATGCATAAGACACCTATAGCTCCCCCTTATTTTAAAAACCTTTCGTCCCATTTATATACTCTGGATTTAACCCCGCCTATATCCCTCAATTCTAACTGAATATATTTGGTATTGGGTGTAATCAAATTTTTGCCGTTTATCTTTTTTGGTATTTTTATAAAGGCGACAACGTGGTGCCCCGATCCCTCTATTGACCACTTTACGTTGTCAACCTTAAGACCTTCACTATTAGTAAACAATACTTTTCCGCTTAGGTCGAGTTTAGATAAATCCACCTGATGGTTGTCTAAAAATACCTGAAAAACCAGATTGTCTTTATCATCTTGTACAGGATTCATATAGCTTACGCCAATGCTTATATCGCCTTCATCGTTGGTAATCAGAAGGTCTTGAGGATTTATATTTGTAGTAGATGCTTTTACTGTCTTAGAATTGTCTGCAGCGTTTTTAGGTTTAGATAATTTTGATTCAAAGTAAAATACAGAAGATATTAATGCTATTACAACAATAGCAATTGTTATCCTTTTAACTAATTTGCTCATAAAACAAAACCTCTCCTTATGCCATAATATATCATCAAGGATATAATGTATAATAATGTCACGATAAACCCGTCTTCAATAGCTTCCCCCCTGGATACTACTTCATTCCCCCTCACTTCATCCCTACTGCGTTTTTTGAGGACATACATAGCACATAAACCAGCAACAATTATTGCTGCGCTTAAAACATGGGCAATGGAGAAGGGCCCAAATACCATTGGGTTTGTCCTGAAGAACTCAACAATGCCCCTGTTTGCGCTAAAAAATATCAAATACCACAAAATCAACTGCCCATTATAATCGACATTTTTGCGCTTTCTCCACAACACAAAAAACAGGATGTAATCCAGCGTAAATTCATACACCTGTGCTGGATGAACCCATTGTCCATTATATGGGACACCCCAAAACCATTTTTTTGACATAGGAACGCCAAACGCGTCGCACCCAATCCTGCCGATCGCCTGGCCCAATGCCAGCGAAGGCGCAGCTATATCGGCAAAAACCCAAAAATTCTGCTTGTGCTTTTTGGTGTACCATATAGCAAACAATGTCGCAAATATTATAGCGCCCTGTATAGACATACCGCCGTCATTTATTTTGATTATATCCAGTGGATGGCTTATAAAATATTTAGGGTCAAAAAATATTACATAACCCAGCCTTCCACCTACAATCCCGAATAATACCAAATACAAAAGGAAATCTAAGTATTTGTCAGCATCTACGCCTTTACGGATCGCCTCTTTATACGCTAGTAACAATCCTGCAATGATTGCAATAGCTATCATCAGGCCAAATAAGTACACAGATATGTGCCCTATTTTAAATAACTCAACCAAGAAAACTCCCCTTCCCAAGTATTGTTTTCATATTTAAATGGTGGCCATTAAAAGCCACCCATCATGCCGCTGTTCAAGCTATGCATGCCCTCCATAGATTTGTGCATTTCTATCATTCCGTTTTTCCCTATAGACTCCATCATAGCAGCCATATTACCATATCCGTTATCTCTCCTTCGGTTCTTCGCATATATATCATACAATTTAATTGTGGAGAAAATATGAAGAAAAATGGTCCGTTATAAGGACCATTTTAAAACTCACCTGGCCGCATTAGGTTTGAATCTTTTAAGCCTCAAGGCATTGGTAACCACAGAAACCGAGCTAAACGCCATAGCCGCACCCGCAATGGCAGGATTCAGAAATCCAAGAGCAGATATCGGTATACCTATTATATTATAAATAAATGCCCAGAAGAGGTTCTGCTTTATATTTCTCATGGTGGCGCGGCTTAATCTGATAGCAGTGGGTATTCCCATCAGATCACCGCTCATAAGTGTTATATCAGCGGCTTCAATAGCCACATCTGTGCCTGTTCCTATGGCAATACCTACATCTGATGCCGCCAATGCCGGAGCGTCATTTATCCCATCTCCTACCATAGCGGTTATCTTACCCTGTTTTTTGAGCTTCTCGACTTCTTCCGCCTTATTCTCAGGCAATACCTCCGCTAAAACATGCTCTATGCCTACCTGCTTTGCTATGGCACTGGCTGTTCGCCTATTGTCACCTGTTATCATCCAGACCTCTATCCCCATTTTCTTTAGCTGATCTATGGCCTGCTTTGAATTCTCTTTCACCGTATCTGCAACTGCCACAATCCCAGCCAGTTTGCCATCAACCGCCATTATCATCGCGGTCTTGCCTTCTTCTTCTAGTTTATCCACTCTCTCTTCTATGGAATCTATAGGAATTCCTTCTTTTTGCATAAGCCTTCTATTCCCAATGTAAACGTCTTTGCCGTCAATTCTGGCATATACTCCATGCCCAGGTATCGCCTTAAAGTCCTGAGGGTCATCCAGGCTTATATTGTCGCTTTTTGCCTTATTCACTATTGCTTCCCCTAAAGGATGTTCCGAATTCTTTTCAGCTATAGCTGCAAACCTCAATATATCGCTCTCACTATAATCATTTACTTTAATTACGTCAGTAACCTCCGGCTGGCCTTTTGTGATTGTACCCGTCTTATCCAGGACGATGGCATTTATCCTATGAGCTCTCTCCAGGTGTTCTCCGCCTTTTATGAGTATGCCGTTTTCCGCGCCTTTACCTGTACCCACCATAATCGACGTGGGTGTAGCAAGCCCCAGCGCACACGGGCATGCAATGACAAGGACCGCTATAGCGCTTATTATGCCCATGGATAGATTGCCAAACCCAAGATACCATACCAAAAATGTTATCGCCGCTATTCCTATTACCACAGGTACAAATATACCCGAGATCTGGTCTGCCAGGCGCTGGATCGGCGCCTTAGATCCTTGAGCGTCTTCTACTAATTTTATTATCTGTGCCAGTGCTGTATCTTTTCCTACCTTTGTGGCCTCAAACTTGAAGGATCCTGTCTTGTTTATCGTTGCACCGATAACCTCATCACCGACTCTTTTCTCAACAGGTATGGATTCACCTGTGAGCATCGACTCGTCAACAGCCGAATAGCCTTCTATGATTTTGCCATCTACAGGTATTTTTTCACCTGGCCTTACTACTACTATATCTCCTACCTGAACTTCTTCAACAGGTATGTCAACCTCTTTCCCGTCTTTTATAACCCTGGCAGTCTTGGCCTGAAGCCCCATGAGCTTTTTAATAGCCTCAGAGGTCCTGCCTTTTGCTACTGCCTCCAGGTATTTGCCCAGGAGGATCAATGTTATTATGACAGCAGCTGCTTCAAAATAGAGCTGTCCATGAACACCGGCAAATACATTATATACGCTGTAAAAATAAGCTATTGTCGTGCCCATGGCGATTAACACGTCCATATTTGCAGATCCACCTAACAGGGCGTGATAAGCCCCTTTATAAAATCTATAACCTATGATAAACTGTATTGGGGTAGCTATAACCAATTCTAAATATGGATTGCCCAGGACAGTCATTATGCCAAATCCGGATTCTAAAATCATATTTAAAACCAATGGTATTGATAGTATCGCCGATATTACAAAGAGAACTCTAAGGTGTCTTATTTCCATGTCTTTCTCTTGTTTATCTACATCAACACCTTCGGTCTTTTCAATGGCATCATAACCTACTTTCCTTACGATTTTTATAAGATCATTTACGCTTACCTGCTCTGCATTGTAATCTATAACCGCTGTTTCTGTGGCAAAATTTACACTGGCATTTCTCACCCCCGGTGTTTTACTTAATGCTTTTTGAATTCTCATGGCACAAGAAGCACACGTCATGCCTTTTAACTTTAAAGTTGTTCTGTCTTCTATAACATCATATCCAACATCTCTGATCTTTTTTACAAAGTCATCTGCGCCTACATCTTGCGGATTATATGTTATGGTGGCTTTTTCCACCGCGAAATTTACATTGGCATCACTTACACCGGGCATCTTTTTTAGCGCCTTTTCTATCCTTGAGGCGCAGGCTGCACACGTCATGCCTTTAATCTTAAAGCTTATTTTAGCTGCCTCTTTGTCCATAACTTCCATGTTGAAACCTCCTTATCTTTTATTTTGTAATCGGATTCCACTTCTATACATCATATATGTTAATTATTTATAGTAATCATATCGGTATACTAGACTTTAAAACAAAAGTTGTAGAAAAGGGAAACTTAAAAGAAGCTTCCCTTTTCTAGATTAGCAGCAGTGACTGCCATGGCTCATATGGCCCGTATCTTCTTTCACATACTTTGCAGGATCTCCGTCAAATTCTACCTTACAGTGGTTGGAACAGAAATAATATGTTTTCCCATTGTACTCTGATTTTGCCGGCGCTTTAGCTTCATCTACCGTCATTCCGCAAACTGGATCTTTAACCATATATATCACCTCTATCAATATACTATACCCTCGTTGGGTACACCTTTATATTACCATCTGTTATCCCTTTTGTCAATAATAAATTTTGGGGAGTTTTACCACAAACTTCGTCCCCTTTCCCTCTTCACTTTCCACCGTTATATCGCCCCTATGGGCTTTGACCAAAGTTTTAGCTATTGTCAGGCCTATCCCCGCTCCCCCTGTTTTTCTACTTCTGGACCTATCGCTTCTGTAAAACCTCTCAAATATATAAGGTAGGTCCTCCTTTGGAATACCTATACCGCTGTCCTGTATGCTTACATAGACATCCCCTATACCTTCCTCCAATTCTACTTTTATAAATCCTCCGGAATCGGTGTACTTGATGGCATTGGAAATGATATTGATTACTACCTGGCTGACCTTGTCTCTGTCGCCTTCAATAAATACATTATCCTTTATTTGGCGCTTAAGCTTTATCCCTTTGCTCGCAATGTGATACTCAAAGCTGTCTACGATTTCGTTTAAAAGCTCCGTCATGCTAAACTTCTTTACATTCAGCTTAATATCGTCATTTTCTATATCTGTCAAATGCCTCAGCTGTTCCACAAGCTTAATCAATCTCATTACTTCGTTTTTACACACCTCCAACCTCTCGGGGGTTGGCTCCCATATACCATCGCTGATAGCTTCAATGTGGCTCTGCAATATTGTAAGAGGGGTCCTTAGCTCATGGGATATATCAGATGTCAGCCTCTTTCTAAGCGCTTCTTGCTCACTCAATGATCTTGCCAGGTGATTTATGGAATTTGATAGCACCTGAAGTTCCTGCACTTTATTGTTTAAACTTATTTTTGTGTTTAACTCACCTTTTCTGATATTATTTGCCGCATCTGCTATCTTTAAAATAGGCTCTGATATCACCTTAGATGACTGTATTCCCAGTATTACAGCTACCAGTATTGAAATAATGGCAGCGTAGGCTATTGAAGAATTAATCCCTCTGGTAAACTCTATTGCCCTTTCAGTTACCAAGAAAGGACCTATATAGCCAATTTGAGCAGTGCCGATTATCCTTCCATTAGATGTAAGCGTATATGTTTTTGTGACGTACTTGCCGATTTCATGGTCCATCATACCATTGGGATTCATGCCTCCCATGCTTTTCCCCATTTCCTTCATCATATTCTTATGCATTTCAGCCATTTCCTGAACCATATGGTGTCTAAATACAGTGTTGCCATTTACATCCTTTATAGTTACATCAAATTCCATCATCAGCGGAGACAATTTTATATTATTATAGGCCTCTTCTGTCCATCGATTATTTATTGAGTAAGAGTTTTCAATTAGCTGAATTAATTCTCTAATCCTGTTTTCTTGCTCATCCATCATATAAATATTAAATTTGTTAAATAAAGTGATGTTGGTGATCAAGCTTACCAGCACTATCGAAAAAATAGTACTGCCTGATATCAACAAGATTAACCTCGTCCTGAGCTTATACATCTTTAGCCTCCATAAATTTGTAGCCTATACCATATACCGTAACGATGTATTTGTTTTTATCATCTTCAATTTTACGCCTCAAATTTTTGATATGAGTGTCTACGGTCCTCTCAAACCCATCATAATCGTAACCCTGCATTTTTACCACTAGCTCATCCCTTGTAAACACCTTTCCTGTATTCCTGGCTAATATAGACAAGAGCTTGAATTCCATCGGCGTCAATTTCAGATTGTTACCCTGTTTTTTGACTTCCATTTTATCAAAATCTATAGTTAAGTCGCCATTGTTAAACTCTATTATATCAGCTTTTATAGAGTTCCGGTCAACCCTTCTCAATATGGCCCTCACATGGGCCATAACCTCTTTAGGGCTAAATGGTTTTACCATATAATCATCCGCACCTATATCAAGGCCGTTTATCCTGTTATCTTCTTCCGCTTTTGCTGTGAGCATGAGTATAGGTACCTGGGACTTCAACCTTATCTTCTTGCAAACTTCTTCACCGGAGACATCAGGCAGCATCAGGTCCAAAATGATAAAATGGATGGTATTTTTATGAAATACATCCAGTGCCTCTTTACCGCTATATGCGGTATACACATTATATCCTTCTTTCTCTAGATAAGCTTTCAGTACATTGATGATCTGTTCTTCATCATCAACTACCAGGATGTTTCTTTTATCTTCCATCTCATCATCACCACAATTTAATGCCACTGTAAAGACCGAGCCTTACTTTACAGTAAGGCTCCTGAGTCTATTTAGCGCAGCAGCCACTTCCTGCGGCCTTGGCAAAGCCAGATTGCCTGGATGCTTGCCGTAAAAAGGCGATATCACGTCAAGCCCTTTTGACCGTATATCCTCGTACACCTTATCTACTATCTCTTTGACGCTACTCCTGCCGTCTACGTATTTACCTGCCGCGTACCTTATGATCTCCCCAATAGCGCTGGTCTGGCTCCTGTCTACCAGCTGCTCCACGTAATCCAGCTCAATTTCTTCATATCCGAACTTAATAGTATCTGTATCCCTGGACTTTACTTTTTTGCCCTTTAGCTCAAGGCCACTTTTAAGCAGTACCCTGGGCTTTACCGATATATCGTCGGAGCGGGCTTCAATCTCCCTGTGGGTTTCAAATTCGGCAGCTATCTTTTTAGCGTCCTCCGTCACATCATAGGGCCTGTAATCGTGCATTTTAATCACGCAATCAGCCACGTCAAAGTAATCGCCGCTACCGCCCATAACCAGTATTGTGGATATACCGTTATTGGTGTACAGCTGCCTTACCCTATCTATGAAAGGGGTTATAGGTTCGTCCTCTTTAGCGATTAATCTCTGCATCCTGGCGTCCCTTATCATGAAATTGGTGGCTGATGTGTCCTCATCTAAAAGCAATAACCCCGTGCCTATCTCCATAGCCTCAACGATATTTGCCGCCTGA
This window contains:
- a CDS encoding spermine/spermidine synthase domain-containing protein, translating into MILLSVSLVSISLFIYQVILNRIYSTLFWYHYTFLITSFAIFGLGIGGIIAYNQRQKINAFEVQSLYKSIVMLSISYIASLGIIYILPFQNDLLVYLILAALPFVIGGYYFSSVFRELAGISDKLYFADLIGSGLGSIIVLLSLNNLGMFRSVILICIISSVAALLYAKHFKVKSLSIFILLTIFLIGLFIPARYVYSIEQNFNGFLTNRTKTLGSLSESGKKGKIVFTKWNAFSRTDVIKIEGDPDEMILTIDGTANAPMYKFDGKISSLNKYKKDIEYLPFSFGHNDKALIIGPGGGRDILYALAGNSKNITGVEINTSSIDAVEYFKEFNGDIYNRPGVRIYGEDGRNFIRKSKEKYDVIYLSLVMTNASQNIGYVLSENYLYTIEAIQDYMDHLTENGKIAFLAHDEEDLSKLAATVIRALNNKGIPIEDTPEYMAIFRQKMAQDEPGDEHIHYPMLIVKNKPFTVSESNKLKNAAAKGQNSILYIPYVVEKGPLYHISKGHLSLTGFETGFPFNAAPATDDKPYFYNFNKGTTLVLMVILFTVLLGSVVLFKPIVSRNSILKPALYFSGLGIGYMLIETPLIQKFILYLGHPVIKCQRQGRYNSCNVGY
- a CDS encoding cytochrome c biogenesis CcdA family protein — translated: MSYALPFIAGVASFLSPCIIPMISVYFSLITGMSIKDLKDVEFHRAMRKFILINTFVFVLAFTIVFTLVGGLSGTIGKWLNSYISIMSVIGGILIIAMGLNLIGLINLNFSFLSKYSAHDIKTSSRYLTTFLIGLFFAIVCSHCIGPVLYSMLIYTATTGSTLIGMKTMFLFSIGLAVPYLLVGYYMPEAINVIKKTKKYQNIISAILGTFLIFLGLLTLLGKVQDLTAFLSRLLPYKLPLGM
- the lgt gene encoding prolipoprotein diacylglyceryl transferase, whose protein sequence is MVELFKIGHISVYLFGLMIAIAIIAGLLLAYKEAIRKGVDADKYLDFLLYLVLFGIVGGRLGYVIFFDPKYFISHPLDIIKINDGGMSIQGAIIFATLFAIWYTKKHKQNFWVFADIAAPSLALGQAIGRIGCDAFGVPMSKKWFWGVPYNGQWVHPAQVYEFTLDYILFFVLWRKRKNVDYNGQLILWYLIFFSANRGIVEFFRTNPMVFGPFSIAHVLSAAIIVAGLCAMYVLKKRSRDEVRGNEVVSRGEAIEDGFIVTLLYIISLMIYYGIRRGFVL
- a CDS encoding heavy metal translocating P-type ATPase; protein product: MEVMDKEAAKISFKIKGMTCAACASRIEKALKKMPGVSDANVNFAVEKATITYNPQDVGADDFVKKIRDVGYDVIEDRTTLKLKGMTCASCAMRIQKALSKTPGVRNASVNFATETAVIDYNAEQVSVNDLIKIVRKVGYDAIEKTEGVDVDKQEKDMEIRHLRVLFVISAILSIPLVLNMILESGFGIMTVLGNPYLELVIATPIQFIIGYRFYKGAYHALLGGSANMDVLIAMGTTIAYFYSVYNVFAGVHGQLYFEAAAVIITLILLGKYLEAVAKGRTSEAIKKLMGLQAKTARVIKDGKEVDIPVEEVQVGDIVVVRPGEKIPVDGKIIEGYSAVDESMLTGESIPVEKRVGDEVIGATINKTGSFKFEATKVGKDTALAQIIKLVEDAQGSKAPIQRLADQISGIFVPVVIGIAAITFLVWYLGFGNLSMGIISAIAVLVIACPCALGLATPTSIMVGTGKGAENGILIKGGEHLERAHRINAIVLDKTGTITKGQPEVTDVIKVNDYSESDILRFAAIAEKNSEHPLGEAIVNKAKSDNISLDDPQDFKAIPGHGVYARIDGKDVYIGNRRLMQKEGIPIDSIEERVDKLEEEGKTAMIMAVDGKLAGIVAVADTVKENSKQAIDQLKKMGIEVWMITGDNRRTASAIAKQVGIEHVLAEVLPENKAEEVEKLKKQGKITAMVGDGINDAPALAASDVGIAIGTGTDVAIEAADITLMSGDLMGIPTAIRLSRATMRNIKQNLFWAFIYNIIGIPISALGFLNPAIAGAAMAFSSVSVVTNALRLKRFKPNAAR
- a CDS encoding YHS domain-containing protein, encoding MVKDPVCGMTVDEAKAPAKSEYNGKTYYFCSNHCKVEFDGDPAKYVKEDTGHMSHGSHCC
- a CDS encoding sensor histidine kinase, which produces MYKLRTRLILLISGSTIFSIVLVSLITNITLFNKFNIYMMDEQENRIRELIQLIENSYSINNRWTEEAYNNIKLSPLMMEFDVTIKDVNGNTVFRHHMVQEMAEMHKNMMKEMGKSMGGMNPNGMMDHEIGKYVTKTYTLTSNGRIIGTAQIGYIGPFLVTERAIEFTRGINSSIAYAAIISILVAVILGIQSSKVISEPILKIADAANNIRKGELNTKISLNNKVQELQVLSNSINHLARSLSEQEALRKRLTSDISHELRTPLTILQSHIEAISDGIWEPTPERLEVCKNEVMRLIKLVEQLRHLTDIENDDIKLNVKKFSMTELLNEIVDSFEYHIASKGIKLKRQIKDNVFIEGDRDKVSQVVINIISNAIKYTDSGGFIKVELEEGIGDVYVSIQDSGIGIPKEDLPYIFERFYRSDRSRSRKTGGAGIGLTIAKTLVKAHRGDITVESEEGKGTKFVVKLPKIYY
- a CDS encoding response regulator transcription factor yields the protein MEDKRNILVVDDEEQIINVLKAYLEKEGYNVYTAYSGKEALDVFHKNTIHFIILDLMLPDVSGEEVCKKIRLKSQVPILMLTAKAEEDNRINGLDIGADDYMVKPFSPKEVMAHVRAILRRVDRNSIKADIIEFNNGDLTIDFDKMEVKKQGNNLKLTPMEFKLLSILARNTGKVFTRDELVVKMQGYDYDGFERTVDTHIKNLRRKIEDDKNKYIVTVYGIGYKFMEAKDV